In Marmota flaviventris isolate mMarFla1 chromosome 17, mMarFla1.hap1, whole genome shotgun sequence, a single genomic region encodes these proteins:
- the Cd300lg gene encoding CMRF35-like molecule 9 isoform X8 has protein sequence MRPVVLLWSCLMLPGYEALKGPKDISGFEGDTVSLKCTYGKEERERKKYWCKQIGFLVSRCSSTIYSGEDGQEITQGRVSICDNPQELAFTVTLRDLTLQDAGKYWCGADKLGFDETFLVSLTVFPGPCCPPSPTLFLQPLSTASLQPQAKARQTQPPALTPPDLHLAVTTAKQGKTGTEASPVTGTVPWQHAGTSTHTGTSPYAGTSAHTATSPHAGSSRPPMPLDSTLAEDTSPVPISHSSRSRWSPSLKKGFWAYTQGVHPNGPNIGPGSGALVPSAGCRPDCLWEPLTPVEKESSAGPGDPKE, from the exons ATGCGACCTGTGGTCCTGCTGTGGAGCTGCCTCATGCTCCCAG GTTATGAAGCCCTGAAAGGTCCAAAGGACATCAGCGGATTTGAAGGTGACACTGTGTCCCTGAAGTGCACGTAcgggaaagaagagagggagcgCAAGAAGTACTGGTGCAAGCAGATCGGGTTTCTGGTCTCCCGTTGCTCCAGCACCATCTACTCAGGAGAAGACGGCCAAGAGATAACGCAGGGCAGAGTGTCCATCTGCGACAACCCCCAAGAGCTGGCATTCACTGTGACCCTGAGGGATCTCACCCTGCAGGATGCCGGGAAGTACTGGTGTGGGGCCGATAAACTGGGCTTTGATGAGACTTTCCTGGTCTCTCTGACTGTCTTTCCAG GACCCTGCTGCCCCCCTTCCCCAACTCTCTTCTTGCAGCCTCTGTCTACAGCAAGCCTGCAGCCCCAGGCAAAAGCCCGGCAAACCCAGCCCCCAGCACTGA CTCCTCCTGATCTCCACCTGGCAGTCACCACAGCCAAGCAGGGGAAGACAGGGACTGAGGCCTCTCCCGTCACAGGGACAGTCCCGTGGCAGCATGCAGGAACGTCCACACACACAGGAACCTCTCCGTATGCAGGAACCTCTGCTCACACAGCGACCTCTCCTCATGCAGGGAGCTCCCGCCCACCCATGCCGCTGGACTCCACCCTGGCAGAGGACACCAGTCCTGTCCCCATCAGCCACAGCTCCAGGTCCAG ATGGAGTCCCAGCCTGAAGAAAGGGTTCTGGGCTTATACCCAA GGTGTCCATCCCAATGGTCCGAATATTGGCCCCGGTTCTGGTGCTCTTGTCCCTTCTGCTGGCTGCAGGCCTGATTGCCTCTGGGAGCCTCTTACTCCGGTGGAGAAAGAAAG CTCAGCTGGCCCTGGAGacccaaaagaatga